From the Argopecten irradians isolate NY unplaced genomic scaffold, Ai_NY scaffold_0092, whole genome shotgun sequence genome, one window contains:
- the LOC138311713 gene encoding uncharacterized protein — translation MKAKILNLKEEKEDLKREIREQKKENKKGDSSSAEKISRLEEEVEGLRNRLSKIAGAQLTDNNPAIADLSDPNRPLSLGEKFSELYDNEWTDAMEELSDSSDERAVIKQLLKIVVESYQFCCEQSDKFMDRINGTMEMFSGNLVSEMPKEISKTNKDFRKSLAVHCVYHLQEEFTNKKSIGNIRKKTKDYMKKCVQVCWFMTVQDPKVVINYKVTGQFDEDRFKAYTKKGKQVDYLVWPALHLHEGGPMISKGVAQGK, via the exons ATGAAAGCAAAAATATTGAACCTAAAAGAGGAAAAGGAAGATCTTAAGAGAGAAAT CCGAgaacaaaagaaagaaaacaaaaagggAGACTCATCTTCCGCGGAAAAGATTTCTCGACTTGAAGAAGAAGTAGAAGGATTAAGAAACAG GTTAAGCAAAATAGCTGGAGCACAGTTGACAGACAACAATCCTGCAATAGCAGATCTGAGCGATCCCAACCGTCCACTGAGTCTTGGAGAGAAATTTTCTGAGTTGTATGACAATGAATGGACGGACGCTATGGAAGAGTTGTCAGATAGCTCAGACGAACGAGCTGTGATAAAGCAACTGCTTAAAATTGTAGTC GAGTCATACCAATTTTGCTGTGAACAATCCGATAAATTCATGGACAGAATCAATGGAACAATGGAAATGTTTTCTGGCAATTTGGTTTCTGAG ATGCCGAAGGAAATCTCGAAAACAAACAAGGATTTCCGAAAGAGTCTGGCAGTGCATTGTGTTTATCACTTACAAGAG GAATTCACGAATAAAAAATCGATAGGAAAtataagaaagaaaacaaaggATTACATGAAGAAGTGTGTACAGGTTTGCTGGTTCATGACGGTACAGGACCCAAAAGTCGTAATCAATTACAAAGTAACAGGACAGTTTGACGAGGACAGATTCAAAGCCTACACAAAGAAGGGGAAACAGGTAGACTACCTGGTCTGGCCGGCCCTGCATCTTCACGAAGGTGGACCAATGATTAGCAAGGGTGTAGCTCAGGGAAAGTAA